A single window of Anopheles moucheti chromosome 2, idAnoMoucSN_F20_07, whole genome shotgun sequence DNA harbors:
- the LOC128297249 gene encoding alpha-endosulfine gives MSAEESTEQQTTIAEVAEEQQSEDNPQEQQQSVSELEKQEEEKMKAKYGSNVGMGGPRGLGGHSAFLQKRLQKGQKYFDSGDYQMAKQKGGGVKQVFANKVPTGEAIPTPETVPVRKTSIIQTCNKFQS, from the exons ATGAGCGCCGAAGAAAGCACAGAACAACAGACCACTATTGCTGAAGTAGCTGAAGAGCAGCAGTCTGAGGAT AATCCTCAGGAGCAGCAACAGTCTGTCAGCGAACTGGAGAagcaagaggaagaaaaaatgaaagctAAATATGGCTCAAACGTTGGAATGGGTGGTCCGCGTGGCTTGGGTGGTCATTCAGCGTTCCTGCAAAAGCGACTTCAGAAAGGTCAGAAGTATTTTGATTCTGGCGATTATCAGATGGCTAAGCAGAAGGGAGGCGGTGTGAAGCAGGTGTTTGCAAACAAAGTTCCAACCGGCGAAGCGATACCGACACCCGAAACGGTTCCAGTGCGGAAAACCTCCATTATTCAGACCTGCAACAAGTTTCAAAGTTAA
- the LOC128297248 gene encoding viral IAP-associated factor homolog: MQDPNEDTEWNDVLRAKGIIPQKPKEKEITEDEIIGMIESTIAEKQNGKDLSQLELDELDELEDSEDEEVLQQYRQKRIAEMQAAATRARFGSVREISGQDYVEEVTKAGEGIYVVLHLYSRGVPFCALINQHLTQLATVFPMTKFVRAIATTCIANYPERNVPTIFVYFQGQLKKQFIGTVELGGPNLTCDELEYMLGQTKAIESQIKEDPRESRKIKDKMFAELSDNNDW; encoded by the exons ATGCAG GATCCCAACGAAGATACCGAATGGAATGATGTTCTCCGCGCCAAGGGCATTATACCACAAAAGCCcaaggaaaaagaaattacCGAAGATGAAATCATTGGTATGATCGAAAGCACCATTGCggaaaagcaaaatggaaaagattTGTCCCAGCTCGAACTAGATGAGCTAGACGAGTTAGAGGACTCGGAGGATGAGGAAGTGCTGCAACAATATCGACAAAAGCGTATCGCGGAAATGCAGGCGGCAGCTACCAGGGCGCGTTTTGGTTCGGTACGCGAAATTTCGGGCCAGGACTACGTCGAGGAAGTCACAAAAGCGGGCGAAGGGATCTACGTGGTGTTGCACCTTTATAGCCGAGGTGTTCCGTTCTGTGCGTTGATCAACCAGCACCTAACACAGCTGGCTACTGTTTTTCCGATGACAAAGTTTGTCCGTGCAATCGCTACTACCTGTATTGCAAACTACCCAGAAAGGAACGTTCCGACCATATTCGTCTACTTCCAAGGCCAGCTGAAGAAACAATTCATTGGGACTGTGGAACTTGGTGGGCCAAATCTTACATGCGATGAGTTGGAATATATGCTTGGACAAACCAAAGCAATTGAAAGCCAAATTAAAGAAGATCCACGAGAGTCACGGAAGATTAAAGACAAAATGTTTGCAGAACTGTCGGACAATAACGATTGGTAG
- the LOC128310462 gene encoding protein crossbronx homolog, whose product MTLDANDTLLETVLQEYKILAEYERLQSEDLGGIYVTPSYENPFLWFGVIFVRCGVYKDGVFRFTITFPSRFPNDSTVPVVTFQSDVFHPLINPNDGVLDLTEAFPKWQYGDNHIWQMLKFVQSVLQNLDSHTIRSDHVANNEAYELLLENRTDYLIRVEQCVEESQQKLYELPAQPDRFYISFDRFNPDVHGPALQSMKENRGTEVTTPPSSGLSWVRKGVYQPLSK is encoded by the exons ATGACTCTCGATGCGAACGATACGCTTTTGGAAACAGTCCTACAAGAGTACAAAATTTTAGCCGAATA TGAAAGACTCCAAAGCGAAGATCTTGGTGGTATTTACGTAACTCCTTCGTACGAAAATCCCTTCC TTTGGTTTGGTGTTATATTTGTGCGATGTGGAGTGTACAAAGATGGAGTATTTCGGTTTACCATAACTTTTCCGAGCCGATTCCCTAACGACAGTACTGTTCCA GTCGTAACGTTTCAAAGCGATGTGTTTCATCCACTGATTAATCCCAACGACGGAGTACTGGATCTTACGGAAGCGTTTCCCAAATGGCAGTACGGTGATAATCACATCTGGCAAATGCTCAAATTTGTACAATCCGTGCTGCAAAACTTGGACAGCCATACGATACGTTCGGATCACGTGGCAAATAACGAAGCGTACGAATTGCTGTTAGAAAATCGTACCGATTATTTGATACGCGTCGAGCAATGTGTAGAGGAAAGCCAGCAAAAACTGTACGAGCTGCCCGCACAACCGGATCGATTCTATATAAGCTTCGATCGATTCAACCCGGACGTTCATGGACCGGCACTGCAATCAATGAAAGAAAACAGAGGAACGGAAGTGACGACGCCCCCATCGTCTGGCCTATCATGGGTACGGAAAGGAGTATACCAGCCGCTTAGCAAGTAA
- the LOC128310461 gene encoding enolase-binding protein — protein sequence MALGNVLYLLTATVLLSTIGLATCSNENSKFLVNSRLEVNVKSLLSEICGTNSSLLSIGVKSLSNEYSDRTVENLCGNETTEVLLWIPVGNFGNLAELGSFSRYLGKGAGDEDFAEYCSYDVTTKSCATDSGVVEGSILLLAEKFPERYELRDLVYKKWRNSTHLGTPILAYATLKNREPAYKYVDQDISYLADTRIEYVLPSTVTHGVKLSMFRGKTETYKLVAGEIYYSRIFKTINAIRYMSPYSTINITVVGSEGRDYREFRAKLVTVYTDEEGYGWSKSLSSIEAAVIETKLTETHVEYAVPVNLYDSQSPVLPIINEGNGIGDKQQAPAKSIVAKPENIHIHISELDIGQAYPGFRSVAIGAAVLFFSVLGVAIIDIIRRVIANRRAKRLHLGKYSRT from the exons ATGGCTTTAGGTAACGTCTTGTACCTGCTGACGGCTACGGTGCTTCTCTCTACCATCGGCTTGGCAACGTGCTCCAACGAAAACAGCAAGTTTCTGGTGAATAGCAGACTGGAAGTTAACGTTAAG TCCTTACTGAGTGAAATTTGCGGTACCAATTCGTCCTTGCTCAGTATCGGTGTGAAGTCGCTTAGTAACGAATACAGCGATCGTACGGTCGAGAATCTGTGTGGTAATGAAACAACCGAAGTGCTGCTATGGATACCAGTAGGAAACTTTGGCAATCTTGCCGAGTTAGGATCTTTCAGTCGCTACCTCGGCAAAGGCGCTGGGGACGAAGATTTCGCCGAGTACTGCAGTTATGACGTAACGACTAAATCGTGTGCTACTGATAGCGGTGTTGTG GAAGGATCAATTCTGCTGCTGGCTGAGAAGTTCCCGGAACGATACGAACTGCGTGATTTGGTGTACAAAAAGTGGAGAAATTCCACCCATCTAGGTACACCGATTTTGGCCTATGCCACGTTAAAAAACCGCGAACCAGCGTACAAGTACGTCGATCAGGATATTTCTTATCTAGCGGATACACGCATTGAGTACGTCCTGCCATCGACCGTGACGCACGGCGTGAAGCTGTCAATGTTCCGCGGTAAAACGGAAACCTACAAGCTAGTCGCAGGGGAGATATACTATAGCAGAATTTTTAAG ACCATTAATGCCATTCGTTACATGAGCCCTTACTCCACAATTAACATTACCGTCGTGGGATCCGAAGGACGGGACTATCGCGAATTCCGCGCCAAACTGGTCACCGTGTACACTGACGAGGAGGGTTACGGTTGGTCGAAATCTTTATCGTCTATTGAAGCTGCG GTGATTGAAACCAAGCTTACAGAGACACACGTAGAATATGCTGTGCCGGTTAATTTGTACGACTCCCAGTCACCAGTACTGCCCATCATCAACGAAGGAAATGGTATTGGGGACAAACAACAGGCTCCAGCAAAGAGTATCGTGGCGAAGCCAGAAAACATTCACATTCATATCAGCGAGTTGGACATCGGGCAAGCGTATCCTGGATTCCGCAGCGTAGCTATTGGCGCTGCAGTTTTATTCTTCTCCGTCCTTGGAGTAGCGATCATCGATATCATTAGGCGCGTTATTGCAAACCGTCGCGCAAAACGATTGCATCTCGGCAAGTACAGTCGGACGTaa
- the LOC128298356 gene encoding LOW QUALITY PROTEIN: tubulin polyglutamylase complex subunit 2 (The sequence of the model RefSeq protein was modified relative to this genomic sequence to represent the inferred CDS: substituted 1 base at 1 genomic stop codon) — MLCNVRLQXTLRYLPVYLTLATDVFSQFVNILSLFLCKMAGLKIGNDTEDMFYENLSLGLAKVLNNIPRITNVTLEKRLPCEKAQVTAWESRHNVYLPDDMKRFYLSTDGFNFYWSYQYSPNDIRRVGHIHFPHLIQITLVRDNIDTILTVSPNTTLTVPPIIRQSNYVDMSTGHLDHLNLNSRSKIFELSTIANLAKVCLVYETPESSSPKIFLLETNSLRWQFLAESFTEYLRMSIAHLGLPYWELCFSSCGLPAWTEQLFLLLAPHLLEKNDNRRLKNIVCINENPPYNVLDPGVFRTKLRCSRQTQKMRLNN; from the exons ATGCTGTGCAATGTGCGTTTGCAGTAAACATTGCGATACCTACCTGTTTATCTCACCTTAGCAACGGACGTGTTTTCACAGTTTGTTAATATTCTCAGCCTATTTTTGTGCAAGATGGCTGGCCTCAAAATTGGGAATGATACGGAAGATATGTTTTACGAGAATCTTTCGCTGGGTTTAGCTAAAGTTCTAA ACAATATTCCAAGAATAACGAACGTAACGTTGGAAAAAAGATTACCTTGTGAGAAAGCACAAGTTACTGCTTGGGAATCGCGACACAATGTGTATTTGCCTGATGATATGAAGCGATTTTACCTTTCAACGGATGGATTTAATTTCTACTGGAGTTATCAATATTCCC CTAATGATATTCGACGTGTCGGTCACATACATTTCCCCCATCTGATACAAATAACACTTGTGAGGGATAACATTGATACTATCTTAACCGTCAGCCCAAACACTACCCTCACAGTTCCGCCAATCATCCGTCAGTCCAACTATGTTGATATGAGTACGGGCCATCTGGATCATCTTAATTTAAATTCGAGAAGCAAAATTTTTGAACTCAGCACAATTGCGAACCTAGCCAAGGTTTGTCTAGTGTATGAAACGCCTGAAAGCTCTAGTCCAAAAATTTTTCTGCTTGAAACCAACTCTTTACGATGGCAATTTCTTGCCGAATCGTTCACCGAGTATTTGCGAATGAGTATCGCACATCTGGGCTTACCGTACTGGGAATTGTGCTTTTCTAGTTGTGGTTTGCCGGCATGGACTGAGCAGCTATTTCTATTGCTAGCGCCCCACTTGTTAGAGAAAAATGATAACCGTAGATTGAAGAATATTGTTTGCATCAATGAAAACCCACCATACAACGTCCTGGATCCTGGCGTGTTTCGGACGAAGTTACGGTGCTCGCGTCAAACACAAAAGATGCGGTTGAACAATTAG